The Panacibacter microcysteis genome includes a window with the following:
- a CDS encoding MOSC domain-containing protein, with protein MIPDMLNVSELYIYPVKSLGGVKIQQAMLTDRGFEHDRRWMLVDRDNVFLSQREMPRMSLLKIDMQPGGFDVYHAAKPAERFFIAYESNQTERSVVRVWNDQCIAVNAGNYADAWFSDMLSVQCRLVFMPDDVKRLVDQRYAHNHEITSFSDDYPLLMIGQASLDDLNSRLREPLSMERFRPNIVFTGGYPFQEDDITAFQINGIQFSCAKPCARCVVTNIDQQNGIKGKEPLKTLSTYRMQNNKVLFGQNLLYKGNGIVATGDIIERT; from the coding sequence TTGATACCTGATATGCTTAATGTGAGTGAATTATATATCTATCCCGTAAAATCGCTGGGAGGTGTTAAAATTCAGCAGGCGATGCTTACTGACCGCGGTTTTGAGCATGACCGCCGCTGGATGCTTGTAGATAGGGATAATGTTTTTCTTAGCCAGCGCGAAATGCCGCGGATGTCGTTGCTGAAAATAGATATGCAGCCAGGTGGTTTTGACGTGTACCACGCAGCTAAACCAGCCGAACGCTTTTTTATTGCATACGAAAGCAACCAAACAGAGCGGTCTGTTGTACGCGTATGGAATGATCAATGTATTGCGGTAAACGCAGGTAACTATGCTGATGCATGGTTTTCAGATATGCTCTCCGTACAATGCAGGCTGGTTTTTATGCCGGATGATGTGAAAAGACTGGTAGATCAACGCTACGCACACAATCATGAAATTACCAGTTTTTCAGATGACTATCCTCTCCTGATGATCGGCCAGGCCTCTCTGGATGATTTGAATAGCAGGCTCAGAGAGCCGTTATCTATGGAAAGGTTCAGGCCGAATATCGTTTTTACAGGCGGGTATCCATTCCAGGAAGATGATATCACTGCCTTTCAGATCAACGGCATTCAATTCTCTTGTGCCAAACCCTGTGCACGCTGTGTTGTAACCAATATAGATCAGCAAAACGGCATCAAAGGAAAAGAGCCATTAAAAACACTCAGCACTTATCGTATGCAGAACAACAAAGTGTTGTTTGGCCAAAACCTGTTGTACAAAGGCAATGGTATAGTAGCAACGGGCGATATAATAGAACGCACCTGA